From the genome of Malus domestica chromosome 04, GDT2T_hap1, one region includes:
- the LOC103427695 gene encoding E3 ubiquitin-protein ligase ATL6: MAPLLSCAAKHVVLALFLLFFLSPVGAQPSPDGSDPYQYQRFSPPLAIIIAVLIAALFLMVFFSVYVRRCSDTYQADTIRAGGSHTGRSRRGAASRGLDAAVLDTFPTLDYAEIKGLKIGKEELECAVCLNEFEDDEMLRLIPKCDHVFHTDCIDVWLMSHTTCPVCRANLVPQPCDSAPQLTELGSEQEEGDVEAQNDAVDAERERDDLGMLARQEPEVLNINQTLNRNRTRGSRSSRLRRLFSRSHSTGHSVVQPGEDTERFTLRLPVEVRKQIMNRKLNRSTSLLVLPREGSSRRGPRTGESSSINRVRSYRRLEPLDRQFRSDRWVFNKTPPFLTRMSSRSSPKVAAIDGETPAKPEMSRSSSARPPV, from the coding sequence ATGGCTCCGCTCTTATCCTGCGCCGCCAAGCATGTGGTCCTCgctctcttcctcctcttcttcctctcaccGGTTGGAGCCCAGCCCAGTCCGGACGGGTCCGACCCGTACCAGTACCAGCGGTTCAGCCCGCCGTTGGCCATCATCATCGCCGTACTGATCGCCGCCCTCTTCCTCATGGTTTTCTTCTCGGTCTACGTCCGCCGCTGCTCCGACACCTACCAAGCCGACACCATCCGCGCCGGCGGCTCCCACACCGGCCGATCCAGACGCGGCGCAGCATCACGCGGTCTCGACGCCGCCGTCCTCGACACCTTCCCCACCCTTGACTACGCCGAGATCAAAGGGCTTAAAATAGGGAAAGAGGAGCTCGAGTGCGCCGTCTGCTTAAACGAATTCGAGGACGACGAAATGCTGCGTTTGATCCCCAAATGCGACCACGTGTTCCACACTGACTGCATCGACGTGTGGCTGATGTCGCACACCACGTGTCCCGTCTGCCGGGCCAACCTCGTTCCGCAGCCCTGCGACTCGGCACCACAACTCACTGAGTTGGGATCGGAGCAGGAGGAGGGCGACGTCGAAGCTCAAAACGACGCCGTAGACGCGGAACGGGAGAGAGATGACCTGGGAATGCTAGCACGGCAAGAACCTGAGGTGTTGAACATAAACCAGACGCTTAATCGGAACCGTACACGTGGATCGAGATCGAGCAGGCTGCGGAGATTGTTCTCGCGGTCACACTCGACCGGACACTCTGTGGTCCAACCGGGAGAAGACACTGAGCGGTTCACCTTGAGGTTACCGGTTGAAGTCAGGAAACAGATTATGAACCGGAAGCTGAACCGGTCCACTAGCTTATTGGTCTTACCCCGAGAAGGGAGTTCGCGGCGTGGGCCCCGAACCGGCGAGAGTAGCAGTATTAATAGAGTGAGGAGCTACAGAAGGCTCGAGCCGTTGGACCGGCAATTTAGATCGGACCGGTGGGTGTTCAACAAAACGCCACCATTTCTCACAAGGATGTCAAGTCGTTCGTCGCCGAAAGTGGCGGCAATTGACGGTGAGACACCGGCCAAGCCGGAAATGTCTAGGAGCAGTTCGGCTCGGCCTCCGGTTTAA